The Thermoclostridium stercorarium subsp. stercorarium DSM 8532 genome contains a region encoding:
- a CDS encoding restriction endonuclease subunit S has protein sequence MTENRKAVREEMNELPEGFKMTELGPIPKEWKIERLEEMVSEIMSGEWGKDENAPGLVACRVLRGTDFAEAEKCNLSKVPVRYVKAAAVQRRQLKAGDLIVELSGGSEDQPTGRILLVADELLNRNKMPVLYSNFTKRIRISSDYVLPEYFAYYWRHLYNLGATRLYEKRTTGIRNFKLDDFLRSEMITIPPVNEQKAISRILFTVQQARETTERVIQATNELKKSLMRYLFTYGPVPLEKAERVPLKEIETGSVPEHWSTVDFGAAVLNMRFHVGKVKQKEYLNSGRFPVVDQGQKLIAGYWNKPEDVYNGPLPVIIFGDHTRVFKFINFRFVCGADGTKILIPNTSKFDPAFLYYALTRLEIPNRGYNRHYALLRQQRLICPPLSEQKRIADILGAVDKKLRAEELKKQALETLFKTLLYNLMTGRISVKNINIT, from the coding sequence ATGACTGAAAACCGGAAAGCTGTCCGTGAAGAGATGAATGAATTACCTGAAGGTTTTAAAATGACTGAACTTGGGCCTATACCGAAAGAGTGGAAAATAGAACGGCTGGAAGAAATGGTTTCGGAAATCATGTCCGGAGAATGGGGAAAGGACGAAAACGCGCCAGGACTGGTGGCTTGTCGGGTACTGCGCGGTACCGATTTTGCCGAAGCTGAAAAATGCAATTTAAGCAAGGTTCCCGTCCGGTATGTCAAGGCTGCCGCCGTACAGAGACGCCAGTTGAAAGCAGGCGATCTGATAGTGGAGTTATCAGGAGGAAGCGAAGATCAGCCAACCGGCCGGATACTGCTTGTGGCCGATGAGCTGTTAAACAGGAATAAAATGCCGGTTTTATACAGTAATTTCACAAAGAGGATAAGAATTTCTTCTGATTATGTTCTTCCCGAGTATTTTGCCTATTACTGGCGGCATTTGTATAACCTTGGCGCTACGCGGCTTTATGAAAAACGCACCACCGGAATAAGGAATTTCAAGCTGGATGATTTTTTAAGAAGTGAAATGATCACCATTCCGCCCGTAAATGAGCAGAAGGCTATTTCACGTATCCTGTTTACCGTGCAGCAGGCAAGGGAAACCACAGAACGGGTAATACAGGCCACCAATGAGCTGAAAAAAAGCCTGATGCGTTATCTCTTCACTTATGGTCCGGTGCCTTTGGAAAAGGCCGAAAGGGTGCCGCTGAAGGAAATTGAAACCGGCTCTGTGCCGGAGCACTGGAGTACAGTGGATTTTGGCGCTGCTGTACTGAATATGCGTTTTCATGTCGGAAAAGTAAAGCAGAAAGAATATCTGAACTCAGGACGTTTTCCGGTTGTGGATCAGGGACAAAAGTTGATAGCAGGATACTGGAACAAACCGGAAGACGTTTATAATGGCCCTTTGCCGGTTATCATATTCGGGGATCATACGAGGGTGTTCAAATTTATTAATTTCCGTTTTGTATGCGGGGCAGACGGTACTAAAATTTTAATTCCGAATACTTCCAAATTTGATCCGGCATTTTTATATTATGCTTTAACAAGGCTGGAGATCCCAAACAGGGGCTATAACAGGCACTATGCTTTATTGAGGCAGCAACGCCTGATATGTCCGCCGCTTTCAGAACAAAAACGGATTGCCGATATTCTTGGTGCGGTAGACAAAAAACTTCGGGCTGAAGAGTTGAAAAAGCAGGCGCTGGAAACACTGTTCAAAACCCTCCTTTACAACCTCATGACCGGGAGAATATCTGTAAAGAACATAAATATAACTTAA
- a CDS encoding type I restriction-modification system subunit M, producing MAAETLDLPTLENWLWDAACRIRGPVDAPKFKDYILPLIFLKRLSDVFEDEVNNLAEEFGSAEIAWKLVEEAHHHGQSIVRFYLPPEARWNVIRQKTVGIGEYLTDVMRSVARENPKLHGVIDGVDFNATAAGQRIIDDSPLAELIQVLSKYRLGLKDVESDILGRAYEYLLRKFAEGQGQSAGEFYTPREVAILMARILEPEPGMTVYDPCCGSGGLLIKCHLRLLETHGEIQNGQRRLPAHVAPLKLYGQEINPTTFAMARMNVFIHEMEADIAIGDTMRRPAFTQNDGSLMQFHLVTANPMWNQKFSTEVYEHDPFGRFTFFGIPPGSSADWGWIQHMYTSLNERGKMAVVLDTGAVSRGSGNQGSNRERDIRKAFVEQDLVEAVIQLPENLFYNTNAPGIILVINKVKRHPGEILLINASKLYSKGRPKNYLTEEHVEHISSVYERWAAEEGLSAIITNEEAAHNDYNLSPGRYVVQNDGEEVLPLEEALVQLQEAEEERSVADRELEEILKVLGLGGVTHD from the coding sequence ATGGCTGCAGAGACACTCGATCTTCCAACCCTTGAAAACTGGTTATGGGATGCAGCTTGCAGGATACGTGGACCGGTGGATGCGCCTAAATTCAAGGACTATATTCTGCCGTTGATTTTTCTCAAACGTCTTTCTGACGTTTTTGAGGATGAAGTGAATAACCTGGCCGAAGAGTTCGGAAGTGCGGAAATAGCATGGAAACTGGTTGAAGAAGCACATCATCACGGTCAGTCCATAGTGAGGTTTTACTTACCGCCTGAAGCGCGGTGGAATGTGATACGGCAAAAGACCGTCGGTATCGGCGAGTATCTTACCGACGTAATGCGTTCTGTTGCCCGGGAAAATCCGAAACTGCACGGCGTTATAGACGGAGTGGATTTTAACGCCACTGCGGCAGGGCAGCGTATAATTGATGACTCGCCGCTGGCTGAGTTAATCCAGGTACTCAGCAAATATCGTCTTGGGCTGAAGGACGTAGAGTCGGATATACTTGGGCGGGCTTATGAATATCTTCTTAGGAAGTTCGCGGAGGGACAGGGACAGAGCGCCGGCGAATTTTACACGCCACGAGAGGTTGCAATACTCATGGCCCGCATACTGGAGCCCGAACCGGGCATGACGGTCTATGATCCGTGCTGCGGATCAGGAGGGCTGCTTATAAAGTGTCATCTGCGGCTTCTGGAAACACACGGTGAAATTCAGAACGGCCAGCGCCGTTTACCGGCGCATGTGGCCCCTTTAAAATTATACGGGCAGGAAATAAACCCAACGACTTTTGCCATGGCAAGGATGAACGTTTTTATTCATGAGATGGAGGCTGATATAGCCATAGGGGACACCATGCGGAGACCTGCCTTTACCCAGAATGACGGCAGCCTGATGCAATTCCACCTGGTTACCGCAAATCCGATGTGGAATCAGAAATTCTCAACGGAGGTTTATGAACACGATCCCTTCGGAAGGTTTACGTTTTTTGGAATACCACCCGGCTCAAGCGCTGACTGGGGCTGGATTCAGCATATGTATACTTCATTGAACGAACGGGGCAAAATGGCAGTGGTTCTTGATACCGGTGCTGTCTCAAGGGGCAGCGGTAACCAGGGTTCTAACCGCGAAAGGGACATACGCAAGGCTTTTGTTGAGCAGGATCTGGTTGAAGCCGTTATTCAGCTGCCTGAAAATCTGTTTTATAATACCAATGCTCCGGGAATTATTCTGGTAATTAATAAAGTCAAGCGGCATCCGGGGGAAATTCTCCTTATAAATGCATCAAAGCTTTACAGCAAAGGACGTCCTAAAAACTATCTTACCGAAGAGCATGTTGAACACATATCATCCGTCTATGAAAGATGGGCTGCAGAGGAAGGACTTTCGGCCATTATCACCAACGAAGAAGCCGCGCACAATGATTACAACCTTTCTCCCGGACGCTATGTGGTTCAGAATGACGGTGAAGAAGTTTTGCCGCTGGAAGAAGCATTGGTACAGTTGCAGGAAGCGGAAGAAGAGCGCTCAGTTGCGGATCGTGAGCTGGAGGAAATCCTTAAGGTGCTGGGTTTGGGAGGAGTAACACATGACTGA
- a CDS encoding TldD/PmbA family protein encodes MLEDKISKFKSLLHDHTELRAQVNTRRRVTLLNGNLVGNIRSDESGVSARVYKGGVYGFASSSEYTDERVKAVLAAAEENAKFMDMHVKKNKPGFPSVGTGKKELLHAVRDVEQKVFIDFAKEIDAYISKKYPALASRTISVFTESIEKLLVVSDGVDSHSLMPRSYIYIFLSTWANDGTTVELFKPLGGFGYFDENFTNPADLYEAIDNVYNELMKKAEGVYCEAGYKDVVMHPNLAGILAHEAVGHTVEADLVLGGSVAAHNLGRQVASELITMVDFAHTALGKPVPLPVYVDDEGTPAEDAVLIKDGILVGYMNSRETAQHFGMKPQGNARAFLFSDEPLIRMRNTAILPGKDKLEDMIAAIDDGYYLTETNNGQADTTGEFMFGVCMGYEIKNGKLGRAIRDTTISGVAFEMLKTVDMLSDDMVWLSSGYCGKKQPMPVGMGGPAIKCKVNIGGR; translated from the coding sequence GTGTTAGAAGACAAAATTTCAAAATTTAAATCATTATTACATGATCACACCGAGTTAAGAGCACAGGTCAATACAAGAAGACGCGTTACGCTTCTTAACGGAAACCTTGTAGGCAATATTCGTTCCGACGAAAGCGGAGTTTCTGCCAGGGTTTATAAAGGCGGTGTATATGGTTTTGCATCAAGTTCGGAATATACCGATGAAAGAGTAAAAGCTGTACTGGCCGCGGCTGAAGAAAATGCAAAATTTATGGACATGCATGTTAAGAAAAACAAACCCGGGTTTCCGTCAGTAGGAACAGGAAAAAAGGAACTTCTGCACGCCGTCAGGGATGTGGAGCAGAAAGTATTCATTGATTTTGCAAAAGAAATTGACGCATATATCAGCAAAAAATACCCTGCTCTTGCAAGCCGTACCATATCGGTATTTACCGAAAGCATTGAAAAACTGCTTGTCGTAAGCGACGGAGTGGATTCCCATTCTCTGATGCCGCGCAGTTATATCTATATATTCCTGTCAACCTGGGCAAACGACGGCACTACGGTTGAACTGTTCAAACCGTTAGGCGGTTTCGGATATTTTGACGAAAACTTCACCAATCCCGCCGATTTATATGAAGCCATAGACAATGTATACAACGAACTGATGAAAAAAGCCGAAGGCGTATACTGCGAGGCAGGTTATAAGGATGTTGTAATGCATCCGAATCTTGCAGGAATTCTCGCCCATGAAGCGGTTGGACATACAGTTGAAGCGGACCTGGTTCTTGGTGGCTCAGTAGCGGCACATAACCTCGGCAGGCAAGTTGCAAGCGAACTGATTACAATGGTGGATTTTGCCCATACGGCACTTGGGAAACCTGTCCCTCTGCCTGTCTATGTTGATGATGAGGGGACACCTGCTGAAGATGCGGTTTTAATCAAGGACGGTATTTTAGTTGGTTATATGAACAGCAGAGAAACCGCTCAGCATTTTGGAATGAAACCTCAGGGCAATGCCCGTGCCTTCCTCTTTTCCGATGAACCTTTAATACGCATGAGAAACACGGCCATTCTTCCAGGCAAGGACAAGCTCGAGGACATGATTGCCGCAATTGACGACGGCTACTATTTAACCGAAACAAACAACGGTCAGGCCGACACGACGGGTGAGTTCATGTTTGGTGTTTGTATGGGTTATGAAATCAAGAATGGCAAACTCGGCAGAGCCATTCGTGATACAACCATTTCAGGCGTTGCCTTTGAAATGCTTAAAACAGTTGATATGCTGTCAGACGACATGGTTTGGCTAAGCTCTGGGTATTGCGGCAAAAAGCAGCCTATGCCAGTGGGTATGGGCGGTCCTGCAATTAAGTGCAAAGTCAATATCGGTGGAAGGTAA
- a CDS encoding TldD/PmbA family protein: MKEIREIAEYTLNALKKAGADHAQCIVSTGKVDEFNVDGGEFSLFRTLFESSITMKALKDGKKGVISANRLDKESIDKAVQDCIAAAQSSVSDNAESIAPKIKNENFVAGVLEPDRDGFFERVKEFVADVKSDYPKIILEQLVTKYAYNETVFMNTNGVEFTYTCGNYDLSTMFSAHEGEKSSSFNGYYAKFDSLDRKLIDIGMQRTLFAESERQIDTKPFPGKIVGKVIITPSCLIDLLSIAFGNFISDSTIIDKTSPWISMLGKQVASEKLSVYTKPLNEKVVCGERFTNEGFMSENMEIIKNGVLKNFMLSNYGSRKTGFPRALNLSQNIFVEPGDISLNELIKKVDRGIIMNRFSGGQPATNGDFSGVAKNSFMIENGEITHALSETMVSGNLAEMFKNIAGISSETVCDGITVLPYILFDGITISGK, translated from the coding sequence ATGAAGGAAATAAGAGAAATTGCAGAATATACCCTTAATGCCCTGAAAAAGGCCGGGGCCGATCACGCCCAGTGCATTGTATCCACCGGTAAAGTGGACGAATTCAATGTTGACGGCGGAGAATTCAGTTTATTCAGAACACTGTTTGAAAGTTCAATAACAATGAAGGCTTTAAAGGACGGCAAAAAGGGGGTTATATCGGCAAACCGGCTGGATAAGGAATCCATCGACAAAGCCGTACAGGATTGTATCGCCGCCGCCCAATCGTCGGTAAGCGACAATGCGGAGTCCATTGCTCCGAAAATAAAAAATGAAAATTTTGTCGCAGGGGTCCTTGAACCCGACAGGGATGGATTTTTCGAAAGAGTAAAGGAATTTGTGGCTGATGTGAAATCAGATTACCCTAAAATAATTCTTGAACAATTGGTAACCAAATACGCCTATAACGAAACGGTTTTTATGAACACCAACGGAGTTGAATTCACCTACACCTGCGGGAATTACGATTTAAGCACAATGTTTTCAGCCCATGAGGGTGAAAAATCCTCTTCATTCAATGGTTATTATGCAAAATTTGATTCCCTGGACCGGAAGCTTATTGACATTGGCATGCAGAGAACGCTTTTTGCCGAAAGTGAACGTCAAATAGACACCAAACCGTTTCCCGGGAAGATTGTAGGAAAAGTAATAATCACGCCTTCCTGTCTTATTGATTTGTTATCAATCGCCTTTGGAAATTTTATTTCTGATTCCACGATTATAGACAAAACAAGCCCGTGGATTTCAATGCTTGGCAAGCAGGTTGCGTCAGAAAAGCTGTCGGTTTATACCAAACCCCTGAACGAAAAAGTTGTCTGCGGGGAAAGGTTTACAAACGAAGGTTTTATGAGTGAAAACATGGAAATCATCAAAAACGGCGTCTTGAAAAACTTTATGCTCTCTAACTATGGATCAAGGAAAACAGGTTTTCCAAGGGCCCTTAATTTAAGCCAGAACATATTCGTGGAACCCGGTGATATAAGCCTGAATGAGCTTATTAAAAAGGTGGACCGCGGAATTATTATGAACAGATTTTCCGGTGGTCAGCCGGCGACAAACGGGGATTTTTCAGGTGTGGCAAAAAACAGTTTCATGATCGAAAACGGCGAAATAACTCATGCGTTGAGTGAAACAATGGTAAGCGGAAATCTCGCCGAGATGTTTAAAAACATAGCAGGCATATCATCCGAAACGGTATGTGACGGCATTACAGTCCTTCCCTATATCCTGTTTGACGGTATAACAATTTCGGGGAAATAA
- a CDS encoding NAD(+) synthase, with product MKYGFVRVGAAVPEVKVADTEFNTRKIIEIMDKAIENDVYLTVFPELCITGYTCGDLFQQPLLLDMALKSLKKIADKSSGCKNVFIVGLPLMINQQLYNCAAVVQNGKVRGIVPKQYLPNYNEFYEKRWFSEGRNLSDDYVNIFGHDVPCGNNLIFQDELTGELSFGVEICEDLWMPVPPSSFQAKNGAVILCNLSASNEVIGKNEYRRMLVKSQSGRCIAAYVYTSSGVGESTTDLVFGGQALIAENGTILIESRRFARESQLIMQDVDVKRLYYERANISSFSEPDPTVAGRRVVLEPVSFELKELLRKIDKHPFIPADSAECNERCSEIFSIQTAGLAKRLTHTGLKKMVVGISGGLDSTLALLVACQTADMLNLPRKNIIAVTMPGFGTTGRTYENAVNLMKSMDVDLREIDIKAACLQHFHDIGHDPDVYDVTYENVQARERTQILMDIANREGGLVVGTGDLSELALGWSTYNGDHMSMYAVNCGVPKTLVKYLVTWYSENIATGKTVSILKSIADTPISPELMPPNENGEIEQKTEDIIGPYELHDFFLYYMIRHRADPGKILYLARIAFKDQYDEKTIKKWLKVFYRRFFSQQFKRSCIPDGPKVGTVSLSPRGDWRMPSDASAALWLSELEDE from the coding sequence ATAAAGTACGGTTTTGTTCGTGTTGGCGCGGCAGTGCCCGAGGTGAAAGTTGCCGATACAGAATTTAATACACGGAAGATAATTGAAATAATGGATAAAGCCATAGAAAATGACGTGTATTTGACGGTATTTCCTGAGCTTTGCATAACGGGGTATACCTGCGGCGATCTTTTTCAGCAGCCACTGCTTCTGGACATGGCTTTGAAGTCTCTGAAAAAAATAGCCGATAAGTCATCGGGATGCAAAAATGTTTTCATAGTCGGGCTTCCGCTGATGATTAACCAGCAGCTTTACAACTGCGCTGCAGTAGTTCAGAACGGCAAAGTTCGCGGTATAGTGCCAAAACAGTATTTGCCAAATTATAACGAATTTTATGAAAAACGGTGGTTCAGCGAAGGAAGAAACCTTTCGGACGATTATGTGAATATTTTCGGACATGATGTTCCGTGCGGGAATAATTTGATTTTCCAGGACGAACTGACAGGGGAACTTAGCTTTGGCGTTGAAATCTGCGAGGATTTATGGATGCCTGTACCGCCGTCAAGCTTTCAGGCAAAAAACGGTGCGGTGATTCTGTGTAATCTTTCGGCAAGTAACGAAGTAATAGGTAAAAATGAATACCGCAGGATGCTGGTAAAGAGCCAGTCGGGAAGATGCATAGCAGCGTATGTTTATACTTCTTCAGGAGTCGGGGAATCAACCACCGATCTTGTATTCGGAGGGCAGGCTTTAATTGCCGAAAACGGAACCATATTGATTGAAAGCCGGCGTTTTGCAAGGGAATCCCAGCTGATCATGCAGGATGTTGATGTTAAAAGACTCTACTATGAGAGGGCCAACATATCTTCGTTTTCAGAGCCAGATCCGACCGTAGCAGGCCGGAGAGTGGTGTTGGAGCCTGTTTCCTTCGAACTTAAGGAGCTTTTAAGAAAAATAGACAAACATCCTTTCATCCCGGCGGACAGCGCTGAATGCAATGAGCGGTGCAGTGAAATATTCTCCATACAGACAGCAGGGCTTGCCAAGCGGCTGACGCATACCGGGCTGAAAAAGATGGTTGTTGGCATATCCGGAGGACTTGATTCCACTCTTGCGCTGCTGGTCGCGTGCCAGACTGCCGATATGCTGAATTTGCCCAGGAAAAACATAATTGCGGTTACCATGCCCGGTTTCGGAACAACGGGTAGAACTTATGAAAATGCGGTAAATCTTATGAAATCCATGGATGTAGACCTTCGGGAAATAGACATAAAAGCCGCTTGCCTGCAGCATTTCCATGATATCGGACATGATCCTGATGTTTATGATGTCACGTATGAAAACGTACAGGCGCGGGAACGTACGCAGATATTGATGGATATAGCCAACAGGGAAGGCGGACTTGTGGTGGGTACCGGAGATTTGTCGGAACTGGCGTTGGGATGGAGCACGTATAACGGAGACCATATGTCAATGTACGCGGTAAACTGCGGTGTGCCGAAAACCCTTGTTAAATACCTGGTTACATGGTATTCCGAAAACATAGCCACCGGGAAAACGGTAAGTATCCTTAAAAGCATAGCCGATACCCCGATATCTCCCGAACTTATGCCACCAAATGAGAACGGTGAAATTGAACAGAAGACCGAGGATATAATCGGGCCTTATGAGCTTCACGACTTTTTCCTGTACTATATGATACGCCACAGGGCGGATCCCGGGAAAATACTGTACCTTGCACGAATTGCGTTCAAAGATCAATATGATGAAAAGACAATAAAAAAATGGCTGAAGGTATTCTATAGAAGATTTTTCAGTCAGCAATTCAAAAGATCGTGCATTCCCGACGGACCTAAAGTCGGTACGGTAAGCCTTTCGCCGAGAGGTGACTGGAGAATGCCCAGTGACGCAAGCGCTGCGTTGTGGCTTTCCGAGCTTGAGGACGAATAG
- a CDS encoding PRK06851 family protein: MSKSKGGSRRMFAGGNTPRGFFSYFDNILPQNRAKRIFILKGGPGTGKSTFMKDIGEALCSEGYDIEYFHCSSDPSSLDGIVIPEKGIGIIDGTAPHIVDPKNPGAVDEIVNLGMFWDGDRLARNRERILKTNAEISSLFQRAYRYLQAAYSLYRDNEVIFSRAMDHGKANVAISEITDKIFNGTGVSEKQGEQRHLFASAVTPDGLVNYLSTLVTTKEIIVLEGKPGTGTERLLERVRATAAERGFYTESFYCALNPEKLEHLIIPELDVSITTSNEAHHADVKATLKIDFNRFLDASVVQKYGEEIKFNQDGFEMLLNRAIATIKQAREKHDDLEKFYIPSMRFEEIRKCRDEILERILN; this comes from the coding sequence ATGTCAAAGTCAAAAGGCGGAAGCAGACGCATGTTTGCCGGAGGAAACACACCCAGAGGTTTTTTCAGTTATTTCGACAATATCCTTCCGCAAAACAGGGCAAAAAGGATTTTTATTCTTAAGGGCGGGCCCGGCACAGGGAAATCCACTTTTATGAAAGATATTGGGGAAGCTTTGTGCAGTGAAGGTTACGATATAGAATATTTTCACTGTTCAAGTGATCCGTCAAGTCTTGACGGGATTGTTATTCCTGAAAAAGGTATCGGAATAATAGACGGCACCGCTCCCCACATAGTGGATCCGAAAAATCCCGGTGCCGTGGACGAAATAGTAAATCTCGGTATGTTTTGGGATGGTGACCGACTGGCCCGAAACAGGGAAAGAATTTTAAAAACAAATGCCGAAATAAGCTCGCTTTTCCAAAGGGCTTACAGATATCTTCAGGCGGCATACAGCCTTTACAGGGACAATGAGGTAATATTCAGCAGAGCAATGGATCATGGAAAGGCCAATGTGGCAATATCCGAAATTACAGATAAAATTTTTAACGGAACCGGGGTTTCTGAAAAACAGGGTGAACAGAGGCATCTTTTCGCGTCGGCCGTTACCCCTGACGGATTGGTAAACTATTTGTCAACACTTGTTACAACCAAAGAGATAATTGTTTTAGAGGGAAAACCGGGTACGGGTACCGAGCGCCTTCTGGAAAGGGTAAGGGCCACAGCTGCGGAACGGGGGTTTTATACCGAGTCTTTTTACTGTGCGCTGAACCCTGAAAAACTTGAGCATCTTATTATTCCTGAACTGGACGTATCGATAACGACGTCAAATGAAGCGCACCATGCCGATGTTAAGGCGACATTGAAAATAGATTTCAACAGATTTCTGGATGCATCGGTGGTACAAAAATACGGCGAGGAAATAAAATTCAACCAGGACGGGTTTGAAATGCTTTTAAACAGGGCGATAGCCACAATAAAGCAGGCAAGGGAAAAACATGACGACCTTGAAAAATTCTATATTCCGAGCATGAGGTTTGAAGAAATCAGAAAGTGCCGGGATGAAATTCTTGAAAGGATTTTAAACTGA
- a CDS encoding sn-glycerol-1-phosphate dehydrogenase: protein MNYYYENEMFKLEGISTEHTISDIDIYIGKGILKNTSSYIKKRNMGKRCLIVADGNTYLAAGKALAENFAHDGFAADVCLLRDRGEERIEADELSVGQVMMSLEPEPDFLIACGSGVINDITRFVSYTAKKPFVSVGTAASMDGYTSVTAPMIFNGKKVHRHGNAPKILVLDTEILKNAPKELTMAGFGDVYGKFIAKADWLLSNITTGEEVDGQALGLITQALEKLTRNVEEICSATDEGLKAIIEGLILAGITIFTTGQTRAVASVEHNQGHIWETRMLEARKPYPLHGTAVGCSTGYYLRMYEYFKKINIKNLDKEKAKNRILNRDSFRNKVVHCFGEEWLSVLEKSNKCLNLNEEDFERHYNSIVNNWDKIVKALDFLPTWDEYREIYKKFRQPIHAEDIGIPNDLLKHTLPYSTFYRDRYDFVFVMNILGIIEEITDMTLKDYQKEKQKWF, encoded by the coding sequence ATGAATTACTATTACGAAAATGAAATGTTTAAACTTGAAGGCATTTCAACGGAACATACCATTTCTGATATAGATATATATATCGGAAAAGGTATCCTGAAAAACACTTCATCCTATATTAAAAAAAGAAACATGGGCAAAAGGTGCCTGATTGTTGCGGATGGCAACACCTACCTTGCTGCAGGAAAAGCGCTCGCCGAAAATTTCGCACATGACGGTTTTGCAGCCGATGTCTGCCTGCTGCGTGACAGAGGAGAAGAAAGAATTGAAGCCGATGAACTTTCTGTCGGGCAGGTAATGATGTCCCTTGAACCTGAGCCCGATTTTCTTATAGCCTGCGGTTCGGGGGTAATCAACGATATAACACGGTTTGTTTCATATACCGCAAAAAAGCCTTTTGTAAGTGTTGGAACGGCAGCTTCAATGGATGGGTACACATCTGTGACGGCACCAATGATTTTTAACGGAAAAAAAGTCCACAGACACGGCAATGCTCCAAAAATCCTCGTTCTTGACACCGAAATACTGAAAAATGCTCCGAAAGAACTTACCATGGCCGGTTTTGGCGACGTTTACGGAAAATTTATAGCCAAGGCCGACTGGCTTTTGTCTAATATAACAACCGGTGAAGAAGTTGACGGGCAGGCATTAGGCCTTATCACCCAGGCATTGGAAAAGCTCACCCGCAATGTGGAAGAAATATGCAGTGCCACCGATGAAGGGCTTAAAGCGATTATTGAAGGACTGATCCTTGCCGGAATAACCATTTTTACCACCGGTCAGACCCGTGCGGTAGCTTCTGTGGAGCATAATCAGGGTCATATCTGGGAAACAAGAATGCTTGAAGCCCGAAAACCATATCCTTTGCATGGTACCGCCGTAGGGTGCTCTACAGGGTATTATCTCAGGATGTATGAATATTTCAAAAAAATAAATATAAAAAATCTTGACAAGGAAAAGGCAAAAAACAGAATACTGAACCGGGATTCCTTCAGAAATAAGGTTGTTCATTGTTTCGGTGAAGAATGGCTTTCGGTGCTTGAAAAATCAAATAAATGCCTTAACCTTAACGAAGAAGACTTTGAGCGTCATTATAATTCCATCGTCAATAACTGGGATAAGATTGTCAAAGCTCTTGATTTCCTCCCCACATGGGACGAATACAGAGAAATATACAAAAAATTCCGGCAGCCCATTCACGCCGAAGACATCGGCATACCGAATGACCTGCTGAAACATACGCTGCCATACTCCACTTTTTACAGAGACAGGTATGATTTTGTCTTTGTAATGAATATCCTTGGTATTATTGAAGAAATCACCGACATGACACTTAAGGATTATCAGAAGGAAAAACAGAAATGGTTTTGA